One part of the Gossypium raimondii isolate GPD5lz chromosome 1, ASM2569854v1, whole genome shotgun sequence genome encodes these proteins:
- the LOC105781335 gene encoding putative lipid-transfer protein DIR1, producing MAMASEKLLVQCLVATLLLIAAVEGAKETTICNIPLKKLEQCKPAVTGENPPPPTKECCSLIKQADLTCLCNYKDALPAFQIEPSRAFALPQKCKCKHAVPPQCKP from the exons ATGGCAATGGCTAGTGAGAAACTTTTGGTGCAATGCTTGGTTGCAACATTGTTGCTTATTGCAGCGGTGGAAGGAGCTAAAGAGACGACCATCTGTAACATTCCATTGAAAAAGTTGGAGCAGTGCAAGCCGGCAGTCACCGGGGAAAATCCTCCACCGCCAACCAAGGAATGTTGTAGTTTGATAAAACAAGCCGACTTGACTTGTCTCTGCAACTACAAGGACGCTCTTCCTGCTTTCCAGATTGAACCTTCCCGTGCATTTGCATTGCCTCAGAAATGTAAATGTAAGCATGCCGTACCACCACAATGCAAGC CCTGA